The Halichondria panicea chromosome 14, odHalPani1.1, whole genome shotgun sequence genome contains a region encoding:
- the LOC135347543 gene encoding TNF receptor-associated factor 3-like, with protein MSSSTLSCVSCKEYVFHDPYQCDCGDRLCGKCYTSYVERGQKKFICLSCGEENIVANCFRDKAVEYELRNTTLKCLNQSCPWEGESRFYQEHKKSCKFGSVQCTNSIYGCKEELIRSQLQDHLNNKCNFNPITCRWCGQRTLNEDVHIQKECEMALDYCPNGCGERLPRREMVKHTKTVCTHQVRECDYKDLGCTYKGTIKDLTKHAKEYPAYHNQLLKMANKEMKQSLEHQIALIDTKTDDLKSEISKIRSEVQSRLQPVTDAVVKAESAIIQLQDGLSEVSLLLQTLQAASYDGTFIWKIPEVTRRRQEARTGKTVSLYSAPFYTSRHGYKLCLRLYMNGDGSGKGTHLSFFITLMRGEYDALLPWPFRQAVTLTLVDQNKQRDIVQSFRPEPTSSSFQRPRNEMNVASGCPTFALVSVLDNVSYVKDDTLFLKCKVNTTGLTNE; from the exons ATGAGTTCGAGTACACTATCGTGTGTAAGCTGTAAAGAGTATGTGTTCCACGATCCATACCAGTGTGACTGTGGAGATAGACTGTGTGGCAAGTGCTACACCTCCTATGTTGAAAG aggCCAGAAAAAGTTCATCTGTTTGTCCTGCGGTGAAGAGAACATTGTGGCCAACTGTTTCCGAGACAAGGCAGTGGAGTACGAGCTTCGGAACACCACCCTCAAGTGCCTGAACCAGTCCTGTCCCTGGGAGGGGGAGAGCAGGTTCTATCAG GAGCATAAGAAGTCCTGCAAGTTTGGATCAGTACAATGCACCAACTCAATATACGGCTGTAAAGAAGAACTAATTAGGAGTCAATTACAGGACCACCTCAACAATAAATGCAACTTCAACCCGATCACTTGTCGATGGTGTGGACAACGCACCCTCAATGAAGAT GTTCACATTCAGAAAGAGTGTGAGATGGCACTAGACTACTGCCCCAATGGATGTGGGGAAAGGTTACCTAGGAGAGAG ATGGTAAAGCATACTAAAACAGTATGCACTCACCAAGTAAGGGAATGCGACTACAAGGACTTGGGGTGCACTTACAAG GGTACCATCAAGGACCTAACGAAACATGCAAAAGAGTACCCCGCATATCACAATCAACTACTGAAAATGGCCAACAAAGAAATGAAGCAATCTCTTGAGCACCAAATTGCCTTAATAGATACCAAAACAGACGATTTGAAATCTGAAATTAGCAAAATTCGGTCTGAGGTGCAGTCACGACTGCAACCAGTAACAGATGCTGTGGTCaaagctgagtcagcaattaTCCAACTACAAGATGGACTCAGTGAGGTATCTCTGCTATTACAAACACTTCAAGCAGCCAGTTACGATGGAACATTCATTTGGAAGATCCCCGAAGTCACTAGGAGAAGACAAGAAGCTAGAACTGGGAAAACTGTATCTCTGTATTCTGCTCCATTCTATACAAGTCGCCATGGATACAAGCTCTGCCTGAGACTCTACATGAATGGCGATGGTTCTGGGAAGGGCACTCACTTGTCGTTCTTTATTACCCTAATGCGAGGAGAGTACGATGCCCTCCTCCCCTGGCCGTTCAGACAGGCAGTCACTCTGACCTTGGTGGACCAGAATAAGCAGCGAGACATTGTCCAGTCGTTCCGTCCTGAACCAACGTCCTCATCATTCCAGAGACCACGCAATGAGATGAATGTTGCCTCAGGCTGTCCCACATTTGCTCTCGTCTCTGTCCTTGACAACGTCTCCTACGTCAAGGACGATACCTTGTTCCTTAAATGCAAGGTTAACACCACTGGACTGACCAATGAATGA